A genome region from Danio aesculapii chromosome 2, fDanAes4.1, whole genome shotgun sequence includes the following:
- the marchf6 gene encoding E3 ubiquitin-protein ligase MARCH6 isoform X2 — protein sequence MDTAEEADICRVCRSEGTQDKPLYHPCVCTGSIKFIHQECLVQWLKHSRKEYCELCKHRFAFTPIYSPDMPSRLPVQDIFAGLVTSIGTAIRYWFHYTLVAFAWLGVVPLTACRIYKCLFTGSVSSLLTLPLDMLSTENLLADCLQGCFVVTCTLCAFISLVWLREQIVHGGAPLWLEQNQQQPANAAGPPNEAPGQGNGGAENQPMPAPAEPPAENAAAAEAPDLPADPAEEMELDNEDEDDGGAEDVADANNGAQDDMNWNALEWDRAAEELTWERMLGLDGSLVFLEHVFWVVSLNTLFILVFAFCPYHIGHFSVVGLGFEEYVRASHFEGLITTIVGYVLLAITLIVCHGLAALVRFQRSRRLLGVCYIVVKVSLLVVVEIGVFPLICGWWLDICSLEMFDASLKDRELSFESAPGTTMFLHWLVGMVYVFYFASFILLLREVLRPGVLWFLRNLNDPDFNPVQEMIHLPIYRHLRRFILSVVVFGSIVLLMLWLPIRIIKHIFPSFLPYNVMLYSDAPVSELSLELLLLQVVLPALLEQGHTRQWLKGLVRAWTVTAGYLLDLHSYLLGDQEDNENNANQQANNNNQQARNNAIPVVGEGLHAAHQAILQQGGPVGFQPYHRPMKFPLRIVLLILFMCVTLLLASLVCLTLPVFTGRWLMSFWTGSAKIHELYTAACGLYVCWLSIRAITVLLAWMPQGRRVILLKIQEWTLMIMKTLIVAVLLAGVIPLLLGLLFELVIVAPLRVPLDQTPLFYPWQDWALGVLHAKIIAAITLMGPQWWLKTVIEQVYANGIRNIDLHFIIRKLAAPVIAVLLLSLCIPYVIAVGIVPLLGVTMEMQNLVQRRIYPFLLMVVFLMGILSFQIRQFKRLYEHIKNDKYLVGQRLVNYERKAGKASASTHSSSVQE from the exons ATGGACACTGCCGAAGAAG CTGATATATGTAGGGTTTGTCGATCTGAGGGAACCCAAGACAAACCCCTCTACCATCCCTGTGTGTGTACTGGAAGTATTAAGTTCATCCACCAAGAATG CTTGGTGCAGTGGCTTAAACACAGCAGAAAAGAATACTGCGAATTATGCAAGCACAGATTTGCTTTCACGCCAA TCTACTCTCCAGACATGCCTTCACGGCTCCCAGTGCAGGACATTTTCGCAGGACTGGTCACCAGTATAGGCACAGCAATCCGATACTGGTTTCATTACACGCTTGTTGCCTTTGCTTGGCTGGGGGTTGTACCATTAACAGCAT GTCGCATCTATAAGTGTCTGTTCACTGGATCTGTAAGCTCGCTCCTGACTCTGCCGTTAGACATGCTCTCCAC AGAGAACTTGCTGGCCGACTGCCTGCAGGGCTGTTTTGTGGTGACCTGCACCCTCTGCGCCTTCATCAGTCTGGTGTGGCTGCGGGAGCAGATTGTTCACGGTGGAGCCCCTTTATGGTTGGAGCAGAACCAGCAGCAACCTGCCAATGCCGCAGGACCGCCCAATGAG GCCCCTGGCCAGGGTAATGGAGGTGCTGAGAACCAGCCCATGCCAGCTCCGGCTGAACCTCCAGCAGAAAATGCTGCAGCTGCTGAGGCTCCTGACCTCCCCGCTGATCCTGCTGAAGAGATGGAGCTGGATaatgaggatgaggatgatggAGGAGCTGAAGATGTGGCGGATGCTAACAATGGAGCACAAG ATGATATGAACTGGAATGCTCTGGAATGGGATCGTGCAGCTGAAGAGCTTACTTGGGAAAGG ATGCTTGGGCTTGATGGCTCTCTGGTTTTCCTG GAGCATGTGTTCTGGGTGGTCTCACTCAACACTCTCTTCATTTTGGTGTTTG CTTTCTGCCCCTACCATATTGGCCACTTCTCAGTGGTTGGTCTTGGGTTTGAAGAATAT GTCCGTGCCTCACACTTTGAGGGACTCATCACCACTATTGTTGGATATGTTCTTTTAGCCATCACACTCATTGTGTGTCAT GGATTAGCAGCGCTTGTGAGATTTCAAAGATCACGCCGCTTGTTAGGCGTCTGCTACATAGTTGTAAAG GTGTCTCTTCTAGTAGTCGTAGAGATTGGTGTGTTCCCCCTCATCTGCGGCTGGTGGCTTGATATCTGCTCTTTG GAAATGTTTGACGCTTCATTGAAAGACAGAGAGTTGAGTTTCGAATCAGCTCCGGGGACCACCATGTTTCTTCACTGGCTGGTGGGAATGGTCTATGTCTTCTATTTTGCATCTTTCATTCTTTTACTCCGAGAG GTACTGAGGCCTGGAGTGTTATGGTTTCTCAGAAATCTGAATGATCCAGATTTCAACCCTGTGCAGGAAATGATTCACCTGCCAATATACAGACACCTGAGACGATTCATATTATCTGTG GTTGTGTTTGGCTCAATAGTTCTTCTTATGTTGTGGCTTCCTATCCGGATAATCAAGCACATCTTTCCTTCATTTCTACCCTACAATGTGATGCTTTACAG TGACGCTCCAGTGAGCGAGTTGTCTCTGGAGCTGCTGTTGTTGCAGGTCGTTCTTCCTGCACTGTTGGAACAGGGACACACACGGCAATGGCTCAAAGGTCTAGTGCGAGCCTGGACCGTGACCGCTGGATACTTGCT AGATTTGCACTCGTACTTGCTGGGAGACCAGGAAGACAATGAGAACAATGCCAACCAGCAAGCCAATAACAATAACCAACAGGCCCGTAACAATGCTATTCCTGTGGTGGGAGAAGGGCTGCATGCTGCCCACCAAGCCATACTGCAGCAGGGCGGCCCGGTAGGGTTCCAACCCTACCACCGGCCCATGAAATTTCCTCTAAGG ATTGTCTTGCTGATATTGTTCATGTGCGTGACGCTACTTTTGGCCAGTTTGGTGTGTCTTACGTTACCAG TGTTCACTGGACGCTGGCTGATGTCCTTCTGGACGGGCAGTGCAAAGATACACGAACTGTACACTGCAGCATGTGGCCTCTATGTGTGCTGGCTCTCCATCAGAGCGATCACCGTACTGCTGGCCTGGATGCCTCAGGGTCGCAGAGTCATCCTGCTAAAGATTCAGGAGTGGACCCTCATG ATTATGAAGACCCTGATTGTGGCTGTGCTGTTGGCTGGAGTGATTCCTCTGCTCTTGGGACTGCTGTTTGAGCTGGTGATTGTAGCTCCTCTCAGAGTGCCGCTGGATCAGACTCCTTTGTTCTACCCCTGGCAG GACTGGGCTTTAGGAGTGCTTCATGCCAAAATCATTGCTGCCATCACCCTCATGGGTCCCCAGTGGTGGCTGAAGACCGTTATTGAGCAG GTGTATGCCAATGGAATCAGGAACATTGACCTTCATTTCATCATCAGGAAGCTGGCGGCGCCGGTCATTGCTGTATTGCTGCTGTCTCTTTGCATCCCTTATGTGATTGCTGTGGGCATCGTGCCCCTGCTTG
- the marchf6 gene encoding E3 ubiquitin-protein ligase MARCH6 isoform X1 — translation MDTAEEADICRVCRSEGTQDKPLYHPCVCTGSIKFIHQECLVQWLKHSRKEYCELCKHRFAFTPIYSPDMPSRLPVQDIFAGLVTSIGTAIRYWFHYTLVAFAWLGVVPLTACRIYKCLFTGSVSSLLTLPLDMLSTENLLADCLQGCFVVTCTLCAFISLVWLREQIVHGGAPLWLEQNQQQPANAAGPPNEAPGQGNGGAENQPMPAPAEPPAENAAAAEAPDLPADPAEEMELDNEDEDDGGAEDVADANNGAQDDMNWNALEWDRAAEELTWERMLGLDGSLVFLEHVFWVVSLNTLFILVFAFCPYHIGHFSVVGLGFEEYVRASHFEGLITTIVGYVLLAITLIVCHGLAALVRFQRSRRLLGVCYIVVKVSLLVVVEIGVFPLICGWWLDICSLEMFDASLKDRELSFESAPGTTMFLHWLVGMVYVFYFASFILLLREVLRPGVLWFLRNLNDPDFNPVQEMIHLPIYRHLRRFILSVVVFGSIVLLMLWLPIRIIKHIFPSFLPYNVMLYSDAPVSELSLELLLLQVVLPALLEQGHTRQWLKGLVRAWTVTAGYLLDLHSYLLGDQEDNENNANQQANNNNQQARNNAIPVVGEGLHAAHQAILQQGGPVGFQPYHRPMKFPLRIVLLILFMCVTLLLASLVCLTLPVFTGRWLMSFWTGSAKIHELYTAACGLYVCWLSIRAITVLLAWMPQGRRVILLKIQEWTLMLQDSSCMKNGVTCIAQIMKTLIVAVLLAGVIPLLLGLLFELVIVAPLRVPLDQTPLFYPWQDWALGVLHAKIIAAITLMGPQWWLKTVIEQVYANGIRNIDLHFIIRKLAAPVIAVLLLSLCIPYVIAVGIVPLLGVTMEMQNLVQRRIYPFLLMVVFLMGILSFQIRQFKRLYEHIKNDKYLVGQRLVNYERKAGKASASTHSSSVQE, via the exons ATGGACACTGCCGAAGAAG CTGATATATGTAGGGTTTGTCGATCTGAGGGAACCCAAGACAAACCCCTCTACCATCCCTGTGTGTGTACTGGAAGTATTAAGTTCATCCACCAAGAATG CTTGGTGCAGTGGCTTAAACACAGCAGAAAAGAATACTGCGAATTATGCAAGCACAGATTTGCTTTCACGCCAA TCTACTCTCCAGACATGCCTTCACGGCTCCCAGTGCAGGACATTTTCGCAGGACTGGTCACCAGTATAGGCACAGCAATCCGATACTGGTTTCATTACACGCTTGTTGCCTTTGCTTGGCTGGGGGTTGTACCATTAACAGCAT GTCGCATCTATAAGTGTCTGTTCACTGGATCTGTAAGCTCGCTCCTGACTCTGCCGTTAGACATGCTCTCCAC AGAGAACTTGCTGGCCGACTGCCTGCAGGGCTGTTTTGTGGTGACCTGCACCCTCTGCGCCTTCATCAGTCTGGTGTGGCTGCGGGAGCAGATTGTTCACGGTGGAGCCCCTTTATGGTTGGAGCAGAACCAGCAGCAACCTGCCAATGCCGCAGGACCGCCCAATGAG GCCCCTGGCCAGGGTAATGGAGGTGCTGAGAACCAGCCCATGCCAGCTCCGGCTGAACCTCCAGCAGAAAATGCTGCAGCTGCTGAGGCTCCTGACCTCCCCGCTGATCCTGCTGAAGAGATGGAGCTGGATaatgaggatgaggatgatggAGGAGCTGAAGATGTGGCGGATGCTAACAATGGAGCACAAG ATGATATGAACTGGAATGCTCTGGAATGGGATCGTGCAGCTGAAGAGCTTACTTGGGAAAGG ATGCTTGGGCTTGATGGCTCTCTGGTTTTCCTG GAGCATGTGTTCTGGGTGGTCTCACTCAACACTCTCTTCATTTTGGTGTTTG CTTTCTGCCCCTACCATATTGGCCACTTCTCAGTGGTTGGTCTTGGGTTTGAAGAATAT GTCCGTGCCTCACACTTTGAGGGACTCATCACCACTATTGTTGGATATGTTCTTTTAGCCATCACACTCATTGTGTGTCAT GGATTAGCAGCGCTTGTGAGATTTCAAAGATCACGCCGCTTGTTAGGCGTCTGCTACATAGTTGTAAAG GTGTCTCTTCTAGTAGTCGTAGAGATTGGTGTGTTCCCCCTCATCTGCGGCTGGTGGCTTGATATCTGCTCTTTG GAAATGTTTGACGCTTCATTGAAAGACAGAGAGTTGAGTTTCGAATCAGCTCCGGGGACCACCATGTTTCTTCACTGGCTGGTGGGAATGGTCTATGTCTTCTATTTTGCATCTTTCATTCTTTTACTCCGAGAG GTACTGAGGCCTGGAGTGTTATGGTTTCTCAGAAATCTGAATGATCCAGATTTCAACCCTGTGCAGGAAATGATTCACCTGCCAATATACAGACACCTGAGACGATTCATATTATCTGTG GTTGTGTTTGGCTCAATAGTTCTTCTTATGTTGTGGCTTCCTATCCGGATAATCAAGCACATCTTTCCTTCATTTCTACCCTACAATGTGATGCTTTACAG TGACGCTCCAGTGAGCGAGTTGTCTCTGGAGCTGCTGTTGTTGCAGGTCGTTCTTCCTGCACTGTTGGAACAGGGACACACACGGCAATGGCTCAAAGGTCTAGTGCGAGCCTGGACCGTGACCGCTGGATACTTGCT AGATTTGCACTCGTACTTGCTGGGAGACCAGGAAGACAATGAGAACAATGCCAACCAGCAAGCCAATAACAATAACCAACAGGCCCGTAACAATGCTATTCCTGTGGTGGGAGAAGGGCTGCATGCTGCCCACCAAGCCATACTGCAGCAGGGCGGCCCGGTAGGGTTCCAACCCTACCACCGGCCCATGAAATTTCCTCTAAGG ATTGTCTTGCTGATATTGTTCATGTGCGTGACGCTACTTTTGGCCAGTTTGGTGTGTCTTACGTTACCAG TGTTCACTGGACGCTGGCTGATGTCCTTCTGGACGGGCAGTGCAAAGATACACGAACTGTACACTGCAGCATGTGGCCTCTATGTGTGCTGGCTCTCCATCAGAGCGATCACCGTACTGCTGGCCTGGATGCCTCAGGGTCGCAGAGTCATCCTGCTAAAGATTCAGGAGTGGACCCTCATG CTTCAAGACAGCTCGTGTATGAAGAAtggagtcacatgcattgctcag ATTATGAAGACCCTGATTGTGGCTGTGCTGTTGGCTGGAGTGATTCCTCTGCTCTTGGGACTGCTGTTTGAGCTGGTGATTGTAGCTCCTCTCAGAGTGCCGCTGGATCAGACTCCTTTGTTCTACCCCTGGCAG GACTGGGCTTTAGGAGTGCTTCATGCCAAAATCATTGCTGCCATCACCCTCATGGGTCCCCAGTGGTGGCTGAAGACCGTTATTGAGCAG GTGTATGCCAATGGAATCAGGAACATTGACCTTCATTTCATCATCAGGAAGCTGGCGGCGCCGGTCATTGCTGTATTGCTGCTGTCTCTTTGCATCCCTTATGTGATTGCTGTGGGCATCGTGCCCCTGCTTG